In Gimesia benthica, a single window of DNA contains:
- a CDS encoding NADPH-dependent assimilatory sulfite reductase hemoprotein subunit, with amino-acid sequence MTSPEGPKLSKLESLKEGSHQLRGTIAEELLNESDQFSGDSLQLLKHHGTYQQDDRDLRKAKNPDGTPKGKSYSCMIRTRVPGGKVTSDQFLAELDLCDKYGDGTVRLTTRQGFQLHGVIKGNLRAAIKGINETKLTTLAACGDVNRNVMACPAPYKNNQVFDAMQNMAYAIAEHLRPKTTAYFDLWITDEDGNKTNEAEFQPVEEPIYGKTYLPRKFKIGIALPEDNCVDIFTQDIGLLGIVESDEIVGYNFYVGGGMGVTPSKKDTYPALGKLLGFVPNDQVLAVAEAVVKVQRDFGNREDRKRARMKYLVDDLGIEKFREKVAEYFGSEIAAPRDVEVTGIDDHMGWHEQGDGKLFLGVNIENGRIKDDGDLRIKSGLRKILETYKLDARITAKQSVIFCDIDPADKQGIEQILADHGMKRAEELTLIRRFSMACPALPMCGLSITESERVLPDLITEFEEELARLGLQDERISVNMTGCPNGCARPYVPDIGLVGKAVGKYTVFLGGNSLGNRLAFIYDDLVPLEEVTSRLSPVLEFFKEERQPGEAFGDFCHRMGKETLQEKAGLAAK; translated from the coding sequence ATGACATCCCCCGAAGGCCCCAAGCTTTCCAAGCTCGAATCTCTCAAAGAAGGCAGCCATCAGCTGCGCGGAACCATTGCTGAAGAACTGCTCAACGAAAGCGACCAGTTTTCCGGCGACTCTCTGCAACTCCTGAAGCATCACGGTACCTACCAGCAGGACGATCGTGACCTGAGAAAAGCCAAAAATCCGGACGGGACTCCCAAAGGCAAGTCATACAGCTGCATGATCCGAACCCGCGTGCCGGGTGGTAAGGTCACCTCAGATCAGTTCCTGGCCGAACTGGACCTGTGTGACAAATACGGCGACGGAACCGTGCGTCTGACCACACGCCAGGGCTTCCAGCTGCACGGCGTGATCAAAGGCAACCTGCGGGCCGCCATCAAGGGGATTAACGAAACCAAACTGACTACCCTGGCCGCCTGTGGTGACGTGAACCGTAACGTGATGGCCTGCCCGGCTCCTTACAAGAACAACCAGGTCTTCGACGCAATGCAGAACATGGCGTATGCCATCGCCGAACACCTGCGTCCCAAAACAACTGCCTACTTCGATCTGTGGATTACCGACGAAGATGGCAACAAAACCAACGAAGCGGAATTCCAGCCGGTAGAAGAGCCGATTTACGGCAAGACCTACCTGCCCCGTAAGTTCAAGATCGGTATCGCCCTGCCGGAAGATAACTGCGTTGACATCTTCACCCAGGATATCGGCCTGCTGGGAATTGTCGAAAGCGACGAAATCGTCGGCTACAACTTCTACGTCGGCGGCGGAATGGGAGTCACTCCCAGTAAGAAAGACACCTATCCCGCGCTGGGCAAGCTGCTCGGATTTGTACCCAACGATCAGGTTCTGGCGGTCGCGGAAGCAGTCGTGAAAGTCCAGCGGGACTTCGGAAACCGGGAAGACCGGAAACGGGCCCGTATGAAGTATCTGGTGGACGATCTGGGAATCGAGAAATTCCGCGAAAAGGTTGCTGAATACTTCGGTTCTGAAATCGCCGCCCCACGTGACGTGGAAGTGACCGGCATTGACGATCACATGGGCTGGCATGAGCAGGGGGATGGCAAGCTGTTCCTCGGCGTGAACATCGAAAACGGACGTATCAAAGACGATGGCGACCTGCGGATTAAATCCGGCCTGCGGAAGATCCTCGAAACTTACAAACTGGATGCCCGGATCACCGCTAAGCAGAGTGTTATTTTCTGTGATATTGATCCCGCTGACAAGCAGGGGATCGAACAGATCCTGGCCGACCATGGCATGAAGCGGGCTGAGGAACTGACCCTCATCCGTCGCTTCTCAATGGCCTGTCCGGCACTGCCCATGTGTGGCCTTTCGATTACGGAATCCGAACGGGTCCTGCCCGATCTGATTACCGAATTCGAAGAAGAGCTGGCTCGCCTCGGCCTGCAGGATGAGCGGATTTCGGTCAACATGACCGGCTGCCCGAATGGCTGTGCCCGTCCTTATGTTCCGGATATCGGACTGGTCGGTAAAGCCGTCGGCAAGTATACGGTCTTCCTGGGTGGAAACTCGCTGGGGAACCGGCTGGCCTTCATTTATGATGATCTCGTTCCACTGGAAGAAGTCACCAGCCGCCTGTCACCCGTACTGGAATTCTTCAAGGAAGAACGTCAGCCCGGCGAAGCCTTTGGTGATTTCTGCCATCGGATGGGCAAAGAAACCCTGCAGGAAAAAGCAGGCCTGGCAGCCAAATAA
- a CDS encoding 2-isopropylmalate synthase, producing MSNDTVKIFDTTLRDGEQSPGCSMTTSEKLKVAKELVALGVDIIEAGFPIASPGDFDAVRKIATQFGDQTTICGLARCRKEDIDRAWEALKEAKNSRIHVFLATSSIHREHKLKMSKEQIIETAVEMVKRARDYCPDIEFSPEDAARTEKDFLCEVVERAIEAGASTVNIPDTVGYATPAHFHDVITTLKKNVSNIDQAIISTHCHNDLGLAVANSLAAVEAGARQIECTINGLGERAGNCALEEVVMALKTRADYYGVNTNINTKRLYPISHLVSTVTGMTVQRNKAIVGKNAFAHEAGIHQHGVLQERTTYEIMSPEDVGYVGTNLVLGKHSGRHAFRDRVQSLGHTLDDATFERIFNEFITLADKKKEIYDSDIVALIENQVSDAPEKWSIARFHTSAGTGTIATATIELADEDGKIHCDAATGDGPVDAVFRALERITGISAVLEQYHVGSVSSGKDAQGEVRVEVRINGELFTGRSVSTDIIESSAKAYLQAINKAVGRGEN from the coding sequence ATGTCCAATGACACAGTAAAAATCTTTGACACCACCTTGAGAGACGGTGAACAGTCGCCCGGTTGCAGTATGACAACCTCGGAAAAGTTGAAAGTGGCCAAAGAGCTGGTCGCGCTGGGCGTCGATATCATTGAAGCCGGTTTTCCCATCGCTTCACCCGGCGATTTCGATGCGGTCCGTAAGATTGCCACCCAGTTCGGCGATCAGACCACCATCTGCGGCCTCGCCCGCTGTCGTAAGGAAGACATTGACCGGGCCTGGGAAGCGTTGAAAGAAGCCAAAAACTCCCGGATCCACGTCTTTTTAGCCACCAGTTCGATTCATCGCGAACACAAGCTCAAGATGAGCAAGGAACAGATCATCGAAACCGCGGTGGAGATGGTCAAACGGGCCCGCGATTACTGTCCGGATATCGAATTCTCTCCGGAAGATGCCGCCCGAACCGAGAAAGACTTCCTCTGTGAAGTGGTCGAGCGGGCCATCGAAGCAGGCGCCTCGACGGTAAACATTCCCGATACGGTCGGCTATGCGACTCCCGCGCATTTCCATGATGTGATCACCACGTTGAAGAAGAATGTCTCCAACATCGACCAGGCGATTATCAGCACCCACTGTCATAACGACCTGGGACTCGCCGTCGCCAACAGCCTGGCCGCAGTCGAAGCCGGCGCGCGACAGATCGAATGCACGATCAATGGCCTGGGAGAACGGGCCGGCAACTGTGCTCTCGAAGAAGTCGTGATGGCCTTGAAAACCCGTGCCGACTACTACGGCGTGAATACGAACATCAACACGAAACGTCTTTACCCCATCAGTCATCTCGTCTCCACCGTCACCGGCATGACCGTCCAGCGGAACAAAGCGATTGTGGGCAAGAACGCTTTCGCTCATGAAGCGGGAATCCACCAGCACGGCGTGCTGCAGGAACGGACCACCTACGAGATCATGTCTCCCGAAGACGTGGGTTATGTGGGAACGAACCTCGTGCTCGGCAAACACAGCGGCCGGCATGCCTTCCGGGATCGTGTTCAATCGCTGGGACACACGCTCGATGACGCGACGTTTGAGCGGATCTTTAACGAGTTCATCACTCTGGCCGATAAGAAGAAAGAGATCTACGACTCAGACATTGTTGCTCTGATCGAAAACCAGGTCTCCGATGCACCGGAAAAATGGTCGATTGCCCGTTTCCATACCTCCGCCGGCACCGGTACCATCGCGACGGCGACGATCGAGCTCGCTGACGAAGACGGTAAAATCCACTGTGATGCTGCAACCGGCGACGGCCCTGTCGATGCCGTGTTCCGTGCTTTGGAACGCATTACCGGCATTTCAGCTGTACTCGAGCAGTATCACGTCGGCAGTGTTTCCAGCGGTAAGGACGCACAGGGTGAGGTTCGTGTCGAAGTTCGCATTAACGGCGAGCTGTTTACCGGGCGCAGCGTCAGTACCGATATCATCGAGTCCAGTGCGAAAGCATACCTGCAGGCGATCAACAAAGCCGTTGGTCGTGGGGAAAACTGA
- a CDS encoding phosphatidylglycerophosphatase A family protein — protein sequence MRNFKNITILLLARGLGTGLAPKAPGTCGSLLGPVLVLGLFWLQLSLPVYLVVSLLIFLLGVYLCEQGSRLLGKEDPGEIVIDEIGAFTVVMLPVFHRPLSADFLWVSLFAFLWFRLFDIWKPWPVRYFDRIHGGWGIMADDYVAAIYAAICLYVTLILLGWF from the coding sequence ATGAGAAATTTCAAAAACATTACGATTTTGCTCCTCGCACGGGGGCTCGGTACAGGGCTGGCTCCCAAAGCTCCCGGAACATGCGGAAGTCTGCTGGGACCGGTTCTGGTTCTGGGACTGTTCTGGCTGCAATTGTCGCTACCCGTCTATCTGGTGGTCTCTCTGCTGATTTTCCTGCTCGGCGTCTATCTCTGTGAGCAGGGTTCGCGGCTTTTGGGGAAAGAAGATCCGGGAGAGATTGTCATCGATGAGATCGGGGCTTTCACGGTGGTCATGCTGCCTGTCTTTCACCGACCGTTATCTGCTGACTTTCTCTGGGTTTCCCTGTTTGCCTTTCTCTGGTTCCGTCTGTTTGACATCTGGAAGCCCTGGCCGGTTCGATATTTTGACCGCATCCACGGGGGCTGGGGAATCATGGCCGACGACTATGTCGCAGCCATCTACGCCGCGATTTGCCTTTACGTCACATTAATTCTTTTGGGGTGGTTTTAG
- the folD gene encoding bifunctional methylenetetrahydrofolate dehydrogenase/methenyltetrahydrofolate cyclohydrolase FolD — MSAEIIDGKALAATFREQIAQEVAELKSATQVVPHLTAVLVGDDPASAVYVRNKQRACEKAGIESTLKRLPAETTEAELLTLVKELNADPGVHGILVQLPLPKHINETAILDVVDPLKDVDAFHPENVGLIVQGRPRYLPCTPYGIQQMILSTKMETAGKHAVILGRSEIVGKPMAMLLIQRGMGADATVTICHSRTQNLKEIVKSADIIIAAIGQPEFVTADMVKPGAIVIDVGINRVDDKLVGDVEFEGVKEVASAITPVPGGVGPMTIAMLLKNTLTAARILSGNASAK; from the coding sequence GTGTCAGCAGAAATTATTGACGGCAAAGCACTGGCGGCGACATTTCGGGAACAGATCGCACAGGAAGTCGCAGAGCTGAAATCAGCAACGCAGGTCGTCCCGCACCTCACAGCGGTACTGGTAGGCGATGATCCGGCCAGCGCCGTGTATGTCCGCAACAAGCAGCGGGCCTGTGAAAAAGCCGGTATCGAAAGCACCTTAAAACGGCTGCCTGCCGAAACCACTGAAGCAGAATTGCTGACCCTGGTCAAAGAACTCAACGCCGACCCCGGAGTACACGGCATCCTGGTACAGCTGCCGCTGCCCAAGCACATCAATGAGACAGCCATTCTGGATGTGGTCGATCCGCTCAAGGATGTGGACGCCTTTCATCCGGAAAATGTGGGTCTGATCGTGCAGGGTCGTCCCCGCTATCTGCCCTGTACGCCCTACGGCATTCAGCAGATGATCCTCTCGACGAAGATGGAGACCGCAGGCAAACATGCGGTCATCCTGGGGCGGAGTGAAATCGTCGGAAAGCCGATGGCCATGCTGTTGATTCAGCGGGGCATGGGGGCCGATGCCACGGTGACGATCTGTCACAGCCGCACACAGAATCTGAAAGAGATCGTGAAGTCGGCCGATATTATCATTGCCGCCATCGGTCAGCCTGAATTCGTAACCGCCGACATGGTCAAGCCGGGGGCGATTGTCATTGATGTGGGCATCAACCGCGTGGATGATAAACTGGTAGGTGATGTGGAATTTGAAGGCGTCAAAGAGGTCGCGTCTGCGATTACCCCGGTTCCAGGGGGCGTCGGACCGATGACCATTGCCATGCTGCTGAAAAATACGCTGACCGCAGCCCGCATTCTGAGTGGCAACGCATCTGCAAAGTAA